Proteins encoded within one genomic window of Jiangella mangrovi:
- a CDS encoding LLM class F420-dependent oxidoreductase has protein sequence MRLGLHLMDFTWPGGPSALAPTLDRILRDAEAAGLHSFWPMDHFFQIGVVGPPEQPMPEVYATLAWAAARTTNLQLGALVTGVHYRHPGVLVKSVTTLDVLSGGRAWLGIGAGWNEEESRGLGIPFPPLAERFERLDETLQIARRMFDGDSSPFEGRHYTLERPLNEPSPVRRPPVMVGGSGEQKTMRLVAKYADACNLFEWRQEPEGLKRKLDVLRRRCDEVGRPYDDVVRTTTGRLRDLDLDAARRRLDQLAEWGVDLALLTPPSPLPDGVFEYVAELVRHAAPLGRPSPALLG, from the coding sequence ATGCGCCTCGGACTGCACCTGATGGACTTCACCTGGCCCGGCGGACCGTCGGCCCTCGCGCCGACCCTCGACCGCATCCTGCGCGACGCCGAGGCGGCCGGCCTGCACAGCTTCTGGCCCATGGACCACTTCTTCCAGATCGGCGTCGTCGGGCCGCCCGAGCAGCCGATGCCCGAGGTCTACGCGACGCTCGCGTGGGCCGCCGCCCGGACCACGAACCTGCAACTCGGCGCGCTGGTCACGGGCGTGCACTACCGGCACCCCGGCGTGCTGGTGAAGTCGGTGACGACGCTGGACGTGCTGTCCGGCGGCCGCGCGTGGCTGGGCATCGGCGCCGGCTGGAACGAGGAGGAGTCGCGCGGCCTCGGCATCCCGTTCCCGCCGCTGGCCGAGCGGTTCGAACGGCTCGACGAGACGCTGCAGATCGCGCGGCGGATGTTCGACGGCGACAGCTCACCGTTCGAAGGGAGGCACTACACGCTGGAGCGCCCGCTCAACGAGCCCTCACCGGTCCGCCGCCCGCCCGTCATGGTCGGCGGCTCCGGTGAGCAGAAGACGATGCGGCTGGTGGCGAAATACGCCGACGCCTGCAACCTCTTCGAGTGGCGGCAGGAGCCCGAGGGGCTGAAGCGCAAGCTCGACGTGCTGCGGCGGCGCTGCGACGAGGTGGGCCGGCCCTACGACGACGTCGTGCGGACGACGACCGGGCGGCTGCGCGACCTCGACCTCGACGCCGCCCGGCGCCGGCTCGACCAGCTGGCGGAGTGGGGCGTGGACCTGGCGCTGCTCACGCCCCCGTCCCCGCTTCCCGACGGCGTCTTCGAGTACGTCGCCGAGCTGGTCCGGCACGCCGCGCCGCTGGGCCGCCCGTCGCCCGCGTTGCTCGGCTGA
- the hutH gene encoding histidine ammonia-lyase, with amino-acid sequence MSMQQQVLVGTGPVSFDEVVAVARDGAGVGLADDARAAVARSREVIEKLAVADLPYYGVSTGFGALATKHIPPAKRAQLQRSLIRSHAAGSGPEVEREVVRALMLLRLSTLATGRTGVRLTTATAYARLLDAGITPVVHEYGSLGCSGDLAPLAHCALALMGEGPVRDGSGALVEAATALAVAGIEPVQLAEKEGLALINGTDGMLGMLVLALHDLAGLLRVADVAAAMSVEALLGTDRVFADDLQALRPHPGQRESAANLRALLAGSAVVESHRGPDCTRVQDAYSLRCSPQVHGAVRDTADHAALVAGRELAAAVDNPVVTPDGRVESNGNFHGAPVAYVLDFLAIAAADLASISERRTDRFLDVARNAGLPPFLADDPGVDSGHMIAQYTQAAIVSELKRLAVPASVDSIPSSAMQEDHVSMGWAAARKLRRAVDGVGRVLAVELLTAARALDLRSPLAPAVGTGAVRDLIRRQVSGPGPDRHLAPEIDAVLGLVRSGAVTRAAADAVGDLR; translated from the coding sequence ATGAGCATGCAGCAGCAGGTCCTGGTGGGCACCGGCCCGGTGTCCTTCGACGAGGTCGTGGCGGTGGCGCGCGACGGCGCCGGCGTCGGGCTGGCCGACGACGCGCGGGCCGCGGTGGCGCGCAGCCGCGAGGTCATCGAGAAGCTGGCCGTCGCCGACCTGCCGTACTACGGCGTCTCCACCGGGTTCGGCGCGCTGGCCACCAAGCACATCCCCCCGGCGAAGCGGGCGCAGCTGCAGCGCAGCCTCATCCGCAGCCACGCGGCCGGGTCCGGCCCCGAGGTCGAGCGCGAGGTGGTCCGCGCGCTCATGTTGCTGCGGCTGTCGACGCTCGCGACCGGGCGCACCGGGGTCCGGCTGACGACGGCGACGGCGTACGCGCGGCTGCTCGACGCGGGCATCACGCCGGTCGTGCACGAGTACGGCAGCCTCGGCTGCTCCGGCGACCTCGCCCCGCTGGCGCACTGCGCGCTGGCGCTCATGGGCGAGGGGCCGGTGCGCGACGGGTCCGGCGCGCTGGTCGAGGCGGCGACGGCGCTCGCTGTGGCCGGCATCGAGCCGGTCCAGCTGGCCGAGAAGGAGGGGCTGGCGCTCATCAACGGCACCGACGGCATGCTCGGCATGCTGGTGCTGGCGCTGCACGACCTCGCCGGGCTGCTGCGAGTCGCCGACGTCGCCGCCGCCATGAGCGTCGAGGCGCTGCTCGGCACCGACCGGGTGTTCGCCGACGACCTGCAGGCGCTGCGGCCGCACCCGGGCCAGCGCGAGTCCGCGGCCAACCTGCGCGCGCTGCTGGCCGGGTCCGCCGTCGTCGAGAGCCACCGCGGTCCCGACTGCACCCGGGTGCAGGACGCCTACTCGCTGCGCTGCTCGCCGCAGGTGCACGGCGCCGTGCGCGACACCGCCGACCACGCGGCGCTGGTCGCCGGGCGCGAGTTGGCGGCCGCCGTCGACAACCCCGTCGTCACCCCGGACGGGCGGGTGGAGTCCAACGGCAACTTCCACGGGGCACCGGTGGCCTACGTGCTCGACTTCCTGGCCATCGCGGCCGCCGACCTCGCCTCGATCAGCGAGCGGCGCACCGACCGCTTCCTCGACGTCGCCCGCAACGCCGGGCTGCCGCCGTTCCTCGCCGACGACCCGGGCGTCGACTCCGGGCACATGATCGCGCAGTACACGCAGGCCGCCATCGTGTCGGAGCTGAAGCGGCTGGCCGTCCCGGCGTCCGTCGACTCCATCCCCTCCAGCGCCATGCAGGAGGACCACGTCTCCATGGGCTGGGCGGCGGCCCGCAAGCTGCGCCGCGCCGTCGACGGCGTCGGCCGCGTGCTGGCGGTCGAGCTGCTGACGGCGGCCCGGGCGCTGGACCTGCGCTCGCCGTTGGCCCCAGCCGTGGGCACCGGCGCCGTCCGCGACCTCATCCGCCGGCAGGTCTCGGGGCCCGGCCCGGACCGCCACCTCGCCCCGGAGATCGACGCGGTCCTCGGCCTGGTCCGCTCGGGCGCGGTCACCCGGGCCGCAGCGGACGCCGTCGGCGACCTCCGGTAG
- a CDS encoding DUF1648 domain-containing protein yields the protein MTEHRVGPTRGVLARALVAAAGLPLVAGAVGVVVVRSWQDDLPARVATHWGLDGTADGFSRVSVVPWLIAGFAAAFAVLGLALVLAVRADGTVSRAVAATTAGTTAFVTALVVGLTEPQRGLADATDAPLEGTAVLAAAAVGVVVAVLAALLVPRWHANAPSGHLSADAPRLAVGADERVVWTRSVAHGSLPALVLVAGVGVTAVVAVVGRQWWVLGLSGVMAVLAAALFSVTVTVDQRGLTVRGRFGWPRMHTSLDRIERAGTVTVRPVRDFGGYGYRLSAMGPLRGTRGYVLRGGEALLVERTDGVRTVVTVDDAATAAGLLNGLLERRFGGV from the coding sequence ATGACCGAACACAGGGTGGGACCGACCCGGGGCGTCCTGGCCCGGGCCCTGGTGGCAGCCGCGGGGCTGCCGCTCGTGGCCGGCGCCGTGGGCGTCGTCGTGGTGCGGAGCTGGCAGGACGACCTGCCGGCCCGGGTGGCCACGCACTGGGGCCTCGACGGGACGGCCGACGGCTTCAGCCGCGTCTCCGTCGTGCCCTGGTTGATCGCCGGGTTCGCGGCCGCGTTCGCCGTCCTCGGGCTGGCGCTGGTGCTCGCGGTCCGGGCCGATGGCACCGTCAGCCGCGCCGTCGCCGCCACCACGGCCGGCACGACGGCGTTCGTGACGGCGCTGGTCGTCGGGCTCACCGAGCCGCAGCGCGGGCTCGCCGACGCCACCGACGCGCCGCTCGAGGGGACGGCCGTGCTGGCCGCGGCCGCCGTGGGCGTGGTGGTGGCCGTGCTGGCGGCCCTGCTGGTGCCGCGCTGGCACGCCAACGCCCCGAGCGGACACCTGTCGGCCGACGCGCCGCGGCTGGCCGTCGGCGCGGACGAGCGGGTGGTGTGGACCCGGTCGGTGGCGCACGGCAGCCTCCCGGCGCTCGTCCTGGTGGCCGGGGTCGGCGTCACCGCGGTCGTCGCCGTCGTCGGCCGGCAGTGGTGGGTGCTGGGCCTGAGCGGCGTCATGGCGGTGCTGGCCGCGGCGCTGTTCTCCGTCACCGTCACCGTCGACCAGCGCGGGCTGACCGTCCGCGGCCGGTTCGGCTGGCCGCGCATGCACACCTCGCTCGACCGCATCGAGCGGGCCGGCACCGTCACCGTCCGGCCGGTCCGCGACTTCGGCGGCTACGGCTACCGCCTCTCGGCCATGGGACCGCTGCGGGGCACCCGCGGCTACGTCCTGCGCGGCGGCGAGGCGCTGCTGGTCGAGCGCACCGACGGCGTGCGCACCGTCGTCACCGTCGATGACGCCGCCACCGCGGCCGGGCTCCTCAACGGCCTGCTGGAGCGCCGCTTCGGCGGTGTCTGA
- a CDS encoding GntR family transcriptional regulator, with the protein MLIRLDPASPEPLFAQLAGAVRGAIARGELAAGERLPSARELAESLGLNVHTVLHGYQRLRDEGLVELRRGRGAVVTPAGADGLARLRHALADVTAEARRLGLSADELTDLIRKEYS; encoded by the coding sequence ATGCTCATCCGACTCGACCCCGCGTCGCCGGAGCCGCTCTTCGCCCAACTGGCCGGAGCGGTCCGGGGCGCCATCGCGCGCGGCGAGCTGGCCGCGGGGGAGCGGCTGCCCAGCGCGCGCGAGCTGGCCGAGTCGCTGGGCCTCAACGTCCACACCGTCCTGCACGGCTACCAGCGGCTGCGCGACGAGGGGCTGGTCGAGCTGCGCCGCGGCCGCGGGGCGGTGGTCACGCCGGCCGGCGCCGACGGGCTGGCCCGGCTGCGCCACGCGCTGGCCGACGTCACCGCCGAGGCACGCCGGCTGGGGCTGAGCGCCGACGAGCTCACGGACCTGATCCGGAAGGAGTACTCATGA
- a CDS encoding S9 family peptidase, with amino-acid sequence MPELPAPPVAKKVPAERAVHADTVADPYAWLKDRDDPDTVAYLEAENAYTEAASAHTKALQGEIFDEIKSRTLETDLSVPVRHHGWWYYTRTLEGSQYPVHCRSRTEPALPADPAEDVVPPADEQVLLDQNELAGESPYFALGTFDVSPDGRLLAYSTDYDGGEKYTLRFKDLETGATLSDEVPGTYYGSAWSADGGALFYTTVDAAMRPYRVWRHLLGTEAAADVIVHEETDERFFAGVGLTRSEQYIVIELGSQITSETWVLPSADPQGEFRVVQPREQGVEYSVDHTGDAFYIVHNSGAVDFELVVAPADSPGRENWRPVLPHRLGVRVTGVDAFAGHLVVSMRREGRTELHVLPLADGAVAGPGRDIEFAEPVRTVRPGSNPEFDTTTFRLGYASLTTPSSVYDYDVAGGELTLRKRQPVLGGVDLGAYESVREWATADDGTRIPISLVRRRDTPRDGSAPCVLYGYGAYEASMDPWFSIARLSLLDRGYVFAIAHVRGGGELGRRWYEDGKLLHKRNTFTDFVACGEHLVAADWTSKDRLAGRGGSAGGLLIGAVANLAVDTFATLVGEVPFVDALNTILDPTMPLTVVEWEEWGNPVDSAEVYAYMKSYSPYENVSARAYPAILATAGLNDPRVGYHEPAKWVARLRATATGDRPLLLKTEMGAGHGGPSGRYDAWRDEAFTLAFIIDTTSPRT; translated from the coding sequence ATGCCGGAGCTGCCCGCGCCTCCCGTGGCGAAGAAGGTCCCCGCCGAGCGCGCCGTCCACGCGGACACCGTCGCCGACCCCTACGCCTGGCTGAAGGACCGCGACGACCCCGACACCGTCGCCTACCTCGAGGCCGAGAACGCCTACACCGAGGCGGCGTCGGCGCACACGAAGGCGCTGCAGGGCGAGATCTTCGACGAGATCAAGAGCCGCACGCTCGAGACCGACCTCTCGGTGCCCGTGCGCCACCACGGCTGGTGGTACTACACCCGTACGCTCGAGGGCAGCCAGTACCCGGTCCACTGCCGCTCGCGCACCGAGCCGGCCCTGCCCGCGGACCCGGCCGAGGACGTCGTCCCGCCCGCCGACGAGCAGGTGCTGCTCGACCAGAACGAGCTGGCCGGCGAGTCCCCGTACTTCGCGCTCGGCACGTTCGACGTCAGCCCCGACGGCCGGCTGCTCGCCTACTCCACCGACTACGACGGCGGCGAGAAGTACACGCTGCGCTTCAAGGATCTCGAGACCGGCGCGACGCTGTCCGACGAGGTGCCCGGCACGTACTACGGCTCGGCGTGGTCGGCCGACGGCGGCGCGCTCTTCTACACGACGGTCGACGCCGCCATGCGGCCGTACCGCGTCTGGCGGCACCTGCTCGGCACCGAGGCCGCGGCCGACGTCATCGTGCACGAGGAGACCGACGAGCGGTTCTTCGCCGGCGTCGGGCTCACCCGCAGCGAGCAGTACATCGTCATCGAGCTGGGCAGCCAGATCACCAGCGAGACGTGGGTGCTGCCGTCCGCCGACCCGCAGGGCGAGTTCCGCGTCGTCCAGCCGCGCGAGCAGGGCGTCGAGTACTCCGTCGACCACACCGGCGACGCCTTCTACATCGTGCACAACTCCGGCGCCGTCGACTTCGAGCTGGTCGTCGCCCCGGCCGACTCGCCTGGACGCGAGAACTGGCGGCCGGTGCTGCCGCACCGGCTCGGCGTCCGGGTCACCGGCGTCGACGCGTTCGCGGGGCACCTGGTGGTCTCGATGCGCCGCGAGGGCCGCACCGAGCTGCACGTCCTGCCGCTGGCCGACGGTGCCGTCGCGGGTCCGGGGCGCGACATCGAGTTCGCCGAGCCGGTCCGCACGGTCCGGCCGGGCAGCAACCCCGAGTTCGACACCACGACGTTCCGGCTCGGTTACGCGTCGCTCACCACGCCGAGCTCGGTCTACGACTACGACGTCGCCGGCGGCGAGCTGACGCTGCGCAAGCGCCAGCCCGTGCTCGGCGGGGTCGACCTCGGCGCCTACGAGTCGGTGCGCGAGTGGGCCACCGCCGACGACGGCACCCGCATCCCGATCTCGCTGGTCAGGCGGCGCGACACCCCGCGCGACGGCAGCGCCCCGTGCGTGCTCTACGGCTACGGCGCCTACGAGGCGTCCATGGACCCGTGGTTCTCGATCGCCCGGCTCTCGCTGCTCGACCGCGGCTACGTGTTCGCCATCGCGCACGTCCGCGGCGGCGGCGAGCTGGGCCGGCGCTGGTACGAGGACGGCAAGCTGCTGCACAAGCGCAACACCTTCACCGACTTCGTGGCCTGCGGCGAGCACCTGGTCGCGGCCGACTGGACGTCGAAGGACCGGCTGGCCGGACGGGGCGGCAGCGCCGGCGGGCTGCTCATCGGCGCCGTCGCCAACCTGGCCGTCGACACGTTCGCCACGCTGGTCGGCGAAGTGCCGTTCGTCGACGCCCTCAACACGATCCTCGACCCCACCATGCCGCTCACGGTCGTCGAGTGGGAGGAGTGGGGCAACCCGGTCGACTCCGCCGAGGTCTACGCCTACATGAAGTCCTACTCGCCGTACGAGAACGTCTCGGCGCGGGCGTATCCCGCCATCCTGGCGACGGCCGGCCTGAACGACCCCCGGGTCGGCTACCACGAGCCGGCGAAGTGGGTCGCCCGGCTCCGCGCGACCGCCACCGGCGACCGTCCGCTGCTGCTCAAGACCGAGATGGGGGCCGGCCACGGCGGGCCGTCGGGCCGCTACGACGCCTGGCGCGACGAGGCCTTCACGCTGGCGTTCATCATCGACACCACGTCCCCGCGAACCTAG
- a CDS encoding YtxH domain-containing protein, translating into MKGKLILLAGAAVGYVLGTRAGRQRYEEIKGRADALWHDPKVQQKVSDAQEAVKARAPEIQEKLTDAAGRATDKVKSTVQRHDTDDVTEVGTHGRNGHYPQPG; encoded by the coding sequence ATGAAGGGCAAGTTGATCCTTCTGGCCGGCGCCGCGGTCGGGTACGTGCTCGGCACTCGCGCCGGACGGCAGCGCTACGAGGAGATCAAGGGGCGCGCTGACGCGTTGTGGCACGACCCCAAGGTCCAGCAGAAGGTCTCCGACGCCCAGGAGGCCGTGAAGGCCCGGGCCCCGGAGATCCAGGAGAAGCTCACCGACGCCGCCGGCCGCGCCACCGACAAGGTCAAGTCGACCGTGCAGCGGCACGACACCGACGACGTCACGGAGGTGGGGACCCATGGCCGCAACGGACACTACCCGCAGCCAGGATGA
- a CDS encoding phage holin family protein, giving the protein MAATDTTRSQDDRSVGELVKQFSEQTSHLIRDEMRLAQAEMSQKAKHAGIGAGLYGGAGLLAFFGVGSLVTASIAALSLTDLEVWAAALIVAAALFVLAGIVAMIGRGETKQASPTPERTVENVKRDVEELKESRH; this is encoded by the coding sequence ATGGCCGCAACGGACACTACCCGCAGCCAGGATGACCGCTCCGTCGGCGAGCTCGTCAAGCAGTTCTCGGAGCAGACGTCGCACCTGATCCGCGACGAGATGCGGCTGGCCCAGGCAGAGATGTCGCAGAAGGCCAAGCACGCCGGCATCGGGGCCGGGCTCTACGGCGGCGCCGGGCTGCTGGCGTTCTTCGGGGTCGGATCCCTGGTGACGGCCTCCATCGCGGCGCTGTCGCTGACCGACCTCGAGGTGTGGGCCGCGGCGCTCATCGTCGCCGCCGCGCTGTTCGTGCTGGCCGGCATCGTGGCCATGATCGGCCGCGGTGAGACCAAGCAGGCGTCGCCCACGCCGGAGCGCACCGTCGAGAACGTGAAACGCGACGTCGAGGAGCTGAAGGAGAGCAGGCACTGA
- a CDS encoding DUF3618 domain-containing protein, whose amino-acid sequence MATTTKNTMKKAEPAKGAKPEEIEKHIERTRADLGDTVEALSHKLDVRSQAQEKLTAVRDKAGAVATAIKVLAMKPVTMIAAGATVVAAGVAGTVAWKRRH is encoded by the coding sequence ATGGCCACCACGACGAAGAACACCATGAAGAAGGCCGAGCCCGCGAAGGGCGCCAAGCCGGAAGAGATCGAGAAGCACATCGAGCGCACCCGGGCCGACCTCGGCGACACCGTCGAGGCGCTCTCGCACAAGCTCGACGTGCGCAGCCAGGCGCAGGAGAAGCTGACCGCCGTCCGCGACAAGGCCGGCGCCGTGGCCACGGCGATCAAGGTGCTGGCGATGAAGCCGGTGACGATGATCGCGGCCGGCGCGACGGTGGTGGCGGCGGGCGTCGCGGGCACCGTCGCCTGGAAGCGCCGCCACTAG
- a CDS encoding YihY/virulence factor BrkB family protein — protein sequence MATETRGRHSSAGSQPEDRPHPDDERKPDAPTQLTKPSWGYVARRTVREFLHDECPDQAAALTYYAMLSLFPALVALASIPALVGQDSQQTTDRLVQLVQDIAPSLVTSDIEGPINQLTNAPGAGLALVIGLLAALWSASGYVDAFGRAMNRIYDVDEGRPFWKLRPQMLGITLLTMLLVIAAAVMLVVSGPVARAVGDTIGLGSTAVTVWNIAKWPVLVLVVVMIVAILYWGTPNVRQPKLRWISMGAVIAIVVWALGSAAFGLYVSNFGSYNKTYGSLAGIIVFLLWLWLTNLALLFGAEFDAETERARQLQAGMPAEESIQLPPRDTRKIEKDAEKQAQLVRRGRRLRRSRGDSTELPEERG from the coding sequence ATGGCGACGGAGACACGGGGCCGGCACTCGTCGGCCGGATCGCAGCCGGAGGATCGGCCGCACCCGGACGACGAGCGCAAGCCGGACGCACCCACCCAGCTGACGAAGCCGTCGTGGGGTTATGTCGCCCGGCGGACCGTCCGCGAGTTCCTGCACGACGAGTGCCCGGACCAGGCAGCGGCGCTGACCTACTACGCCATGCTGTCGCTGTTCCCGGCGCTGGTCGCGCTGGCCTCGATCCCGGCCCTCGTCGGCCAGGACAGCCAGCAGACCACCGACCGGCTGGTCCAGCTCGTCCAGGACATCGCGCCGTCGCTGGTCACGTCCGACATCGAAGGCCCGATCAACCAACTCACCAATGCTCCGGGCGCCGGCCTAGCGCTGGTCATCGGTCTGCTGGCCGCGCTGTGGTCGGCGTCCGGCTACGTCGACGCGTTCGGCCGGGCGATGAACCGCATCTACGACGTCGACGAGGGCCGGCCGTTCTGGAAGCTGCGCCCGCAGATGCTCGGCATCACGCTGCTGACCATGCTGCTGGTCATCGCGGCCGCCGTCATGCTGGTGGTCAGCGGTCCGGTGGCGCGCGCCGTCGGCGACACCATCGGCCTGGGCAGCACCGCGGTCACGGTGTGGAACATCGCCAAGTGGCCGGTGCTCGTGCTGGTCGTCGTCATGATCGTGGCGATCCTCTACTGGGGCACGCCGAACGTCCGCCAGCCGAAGCTGCGCTGGATCAGCATGGGCGCGGTCATCGCGATCGTCGTGTGGGCGCTCGGCTCGGCCGCGTTCGGGCTCTACGTGTCCAACTTCGGCAGCTACAACAAGACCTACGGGTCGCTGGCCGGGATCATCGTGTTCCTGCTGTGGCTCTGGCTGACCAACCTGGCGCTGCTCTTCGGCGCCGAGTTCGACGCCGAGACCGAGCGGGCGCGGCAGCTGCAGGCGGGCATGCCGGCCGAGGAGTCGATCCAGCTGCCGCCGCGCGACACCCGCAAGATCGAGAAGGACGCCGAGAAGCAGGCGCAACTGGTGCGCCGCGGCCGGCGGCTGCGCCGCTCGCGGGGCGACAGCACCGAGCTGCCGGAGGAACGCGGCTGA
- a CDS encoding DUF4097 family beta strand repeat-containing protein — protein sequence MSDIVQHTFTADGPIALTVEQRSGDVVVTAADTTEILVELRPAGRDGDDLAQRTLVDFRSGELRIEVPRSTSFLGRSHCVDITVTVPSGSTADVQAGSGDVRLDGRFGAVDGKCGSGDLSVDTCDDVRLTTGSGDVYVNECAAAGIRTGSGEIRLGAAGGSVDLESGSGGIEVEQPLGDGRVSAASGDVRVHTVDGRVELKTASGDITVHRAVEGDLRARSASGEVSVGIVAGTAAHLDVSSISGSIRSELDSADAPAESDRTLLLSVSTVSGGVRLRRTT from the coding sequence GTGTCCGACATCGTCCAGCACACCTTCACCGCCGACGGGCCCATCGCCCTGACCGTCGAGCAGCGCTCCGGCGACGTCGTCGTCACCGCCGCCGACACCACCGAGATCCTCGTCGAGCTGCGGCCGGCCGGGCGCGACGGCGACGACCTCGCCCAGCGCACGCTGGTCGACTTCCGCTCCGGCGAGCTGCGCATCGAGGTGCCGCGCAGCACGTCGTTCCTCGGCCGCTCCCACTGCGTCGACATCACCGTCACCGTCCCGTCCGGCAGCACCGCCGACGTCCAGGCCGGGTCCGGCGACGTCCGGCTCGACGGCCGGTTCGGCGCGGTCGACGGGAAGTGCGGGTCCGGCGACCTCTCCGTCGACACCTGCGACGACGTGCGCCTCACCACCGGCAGCGGCGACGTCTACGTCAACGAGTGCGCCGCCGCCGGCATCCGCACCGGGTCCGGCGAGATCCGGCTCGGCGCGGCCGGCGGCAGCGTCGACCTCGAGTCCGGCTCCGGTGGCATCGAGGTCGAGCAGCCGCTGGGCGACGGCCGAGTCTCCGCCGCGTCCGGCGACGTGCGGGTGCACACCGTCGATGGCCGGGTCGAGCTGAAGACGGCCTCCGGCGACATCACCGTCCACCGCGCGGTCGAGGGCGACCTGCGCGCCCGCAGCGCCAGCGGCGAGGTCTCCGTCGGCATCGTCGCGGGCACGGCCGCCCACCTCGACGTGTCCTCGATCTCCGGGTCCATCCGCTCCGAGCTCGACAGCGCCGACGCCCCGGCCGAGTCCGACCGCACCCTGCTGCTGTCGGTCAGCACCGTCAGCGGCGGCGTCCGGCTGCGCCGCACCACCTGA